From a region of the Rathayibacter sp. VKM Ac-2804 genome:
- a CDS encoding sensor histidine kinase — protein MPGTSPRGSIAARLFAAQLICILVIGAIAVLVLAFDARGRAGDDAAARSLVVARTVADNPFVLDAAEGADPSASLQPYAEEIMADTGVDFLTIMNPDRTRYTHRDRAQIGLPFIGTIAPALEGRTFTETYTGTLGPSVRAVAPIESADGTVVALVSAGVTVSRVDASFLPRLQVVAGGVLGAVALGGVGSWLLARYLRRVTGGRGPEQMSQVFAYYESVLHSVREGLLLVDDRGRLVLANDHALQLLGLEGVSIPVPVDELDLPDALRTVLLADEPVADRLVVAHERILVVNERPAASPGAHPLGTVTTLRDRTELQRVSGELESMRTLSDALRSQTHEFSNRLHTIASLIELGRAEEALAFAAGELNLSQRLADRVLGSVQEPVIAALLLGKAAQARERGVELHLETHLEPGAQGFEPGDLVTVLGNLIDNALDAAASSTADREPWVEVYLGLAEDAGAEGAELVLQVSDSGPGVAEAADVFARGYSTKESDAFGRGIGLALVQQVVQRLGGSIEVSRHVGAVFTVQLPLRTPSRAQS, from the coding sequence ATGCCCGGAACGAGCCCCCGCGGCAGCATCGCCGCCCGGCTGTTCGCCGCCCAGCTGATCTGCATCCTCGTGATCGGCGCGATCGCGGTGCTGGTCCTCGCCTTCGACGCCCGCGGGCGCGCCGGCGACGACGCGGCCGCGCGGAGCCTGGTGGTCGCGCGCACCGTCGCCGACAACCCGTTCGTCCTCGACGCGGCGGAGGGCGCGGACCCGTCGGCCTCGCTCCAGCCCTACGCGGAGGAGATCATGGCCGACACCGGCGTCGACTTCCTCACGATCATGAACCCCGACCGCACCCGCTACACCCATCGCGACCGCGCCCAGATCGGCCTGCCGTTCATCGGCACCATCGCTCCGGCACTCGAGGGCCGCACCTTCACCGAGACCTACACCGGCACGCTCGGGCCCTCCGTGCGCGCCGTCGCGCCGATCGAGAGCGCCGACGGCACCGTCGTCGCGCTGGTCTCGGCCGGCGTGACCGTGAGCCGGGTGGACGCCTCCTTCCTCCCCCGCCTGCAGGTCGTGGCCGGCGGCGTGCTCGGCGCGGTGGCGCTCGGCGGCGTCGGCTCCTGGCTGCTCGCCCGCTACCTCCGCCGGGTCACGGGCGGCCGCGGTCCGGAGCAGATGAGCCAGGTCTTCGCGTACTACGAGTCGGTGCTGCACTCGGTGCGCGAGGGGCTGCTCCTCGTCGACGACCGCGGGCGGCTGGTGCTCGCCAACGACCACGCGCTCCAGCTGCTCGGGCTCGAGGGCGTGTCGATCCCGGTGCCCGTCGACGAGCTCGACCTCCCCGACGCCCTGCGCACGGTGCTGCTGGCCGACGAGCCGGTCGCCGACCGCCTGGTCGTGGCGCACGAGCGGATCCTCGTGGTCAACGAGCGGCCGGCCGCCTCCCCCGGCGCGCACCCGCTCGGCACGGTGACGACGCTCCGCGACCGCACCGAGCTGCAGCGGGTGTCGGGCGAGCTGGAGTCGATGCGCACCCTCTCGGACGCTCTGCGCTCGCAGACCCACGAGTTCTCCAACCGGCTGCACACCATCGCCTCGCTGATCGAGCTCGGCCGGGCGGAGGAGGCGCTCGCCTTCGCGGCCGGCGAGCTGAACCTCAGCCAGCGGCTCGCCGACCGGGTGCTCGGCTCGGTGCAGGAGCCGGTGATCGCCGCGCTGCTGCTCGGCAAGGCCGCGCAGGCCCGCGAGCGCGGGGTCGAGCTGCACCTCGAGACGCACCTCGAGCCGGGCGCCCAGGGCTTCGAACCGGGCGACCTGGTGACCGTGCTCGGCAACCTGATCGACAACGCGCTCGACGCCGCCGCCTCCTCCACCGCCGACCGCGAGCCGTGGGTCGAGGTCTACCTCGGCCTCGCCGAGGACGCCGGTGCCGAGGGCGCCGAGCTGGTGCTGCAGGTCTCCGACAGCGGACCCGGCGTCGCCGAGGCGGCCGACGTCTTCGCCCGCGGCTACTCGACGAAGGAGTCGGACGCGTTCGGCCGCGGCATCGGCCTCGCGCTGGTGCAGCAGGTGGTGCAGCGGCTCGGCGGGAGCATCGAGGTGTCGCGGCACGTCGGCGCGGTGTTCACAGTGCAGCTGCCGCTGCGGACGCCGTCGAGGGCGCAGTCGTGA
- a CDS encoding NAD(P)/FAD-dependent oxidoreductase, which produces MTASDLPDVLVAGASFAGLAAATALGRSLRDVLVVDGGPPRNAPSPGAHNVLTRDGTAPVELARLARIEAEGYGARVVPGRIVSASAADGGVTATLADGTVLRARRLLLASGSTDRLPEIPGLAERWGRDVLHCPYCHGFEVRGRRIAVLGSGFSGHQAQMFRQLSDRVSILTNGVFAPGAEEAEGLAARGIELIDGAVTEVLVEDDRLVGVVVDGRRLELDALVVGPRVEGNLPDGLGLELVDHPSGAARHLTVDPMGRTTAPRVFAAGSLVEPMSQVMAAAADGLRVAAAINFDLIEEEIASAVGATRG; this is translated from the coding sequence ATGACCGCTTCAGACCTCCCCGACGTCCTCGTCGCCGGTGCCTCCTTCGCCGGACTCGCCGCCGCCACCGCCCTCGGCCGCAGCCTCCGCGACGTGCTCGTCGTCGACGGCGGGCCGCCCCGCAACGCGCCCTCGCCCGGCGCCCACAACGTGCTCACCCGCGACGGCACCGCGCCCGTCGAGCTCGCCCGCCTCGCCCGGATCGAGGCCGAGGGCTACGGCGCACGCGTCGTCCCGGGGCGGATCGTCAGCGCCTCGGCCGCCGACGGCGGCGTCACGGCCACCCTCGCCGACGGCACCGTGCTGCGCGCCCGCCGCCTGCTTCTCGCCAGCGGCTCCACCGACCGGCTGCCCGAGATCCCCGGGCTCGCCGAGCGCTGGGGCCGCGACGTGCTGCACTGCCCGTACTGCCACGGCTTCGAGGTGCGCGGGCGCCGGATCGCCGTGCTCGGCAGCGGCTTCTCGGGCCACCAGGCGCAGATGTTCCGGCAGCTGAGCGACCGGGTGTCGATCCTCACGAACGGCGTCTTCGCGCCGGGAGCGGAGGAGGCCGAGGGGCTCGCCGCCCGCGGCATCGAGCTGATCGACGGCGCCGTCACCGAGGTCCTCGTCGAGGACGACCGCCTGGTCGGCGTCGTCGTCGACGGCCGCCGGCTCGAGCTCGACGCGCTGGTCGTCGGCCCGCGCGTCGAGGGCAACCTGCCCGACGGCCTCGGCCTCGAGCTCGTCGACCACCCCTCCGGCGCCGCCCGGCACCTCACCGTCGACCCGATGGGCCGCACCACCGCGCCGCGGGTGTTCGCCGCCGGCTCGCTCGTCGAGCCGATGTCGCAGGTGATGGCGGCCGCCGCCGACGGCCTCCGCGTCGCAGCGGCGATCAACTTCGACCTGATCGAGGAGGAGATCGCCTCCGCGGTCGGCGCCACGAGGGGCTGA
- a CDS encoding response regulator, translating to MIRVLVVEDEPLTASAHADYVRRVAGFEVAAVAGSGAEAIRALRADPAIALILLDMNLPDMGGLDLCRAVRAAGLDVDVIAITAVRDAAVVRASVAAGIVQYLIKPFVFSVFAAKLASYRSYRERMHGADVASQHEVDGAFAALRTSNAPGLAKGLSAETLDAVTALLGPVGLSAGELAARLDVSRVTARRYLEHLADSGVAERAPRYGSPGRPELEYRRV from the coding sequence CTGATCCGCGTCCTCGTCGTCGAGGACGAGCCGCTCACCGCGAGCGCCCACGCCGACTACGTGCGGCGCGTCGCCGGCTTCGAGGTCGCGGCCGTGGCCGGCAGCGGAGCGGAGGCGATCCGCGCCCTGCGCGCCGACCCCGCGATCGCGCTGATCCTCCTCGACATGAACCTGCCCGACATGGGCGGGCTCGATCTCTGCCGGGCCGTCCGCGCGGCGGGCCTGGACGTCGACGTGATCGCGATCACCGCGGTGCGCGACGCGGCCGTGGTCCGCGCCAGCGTCGCCGCCGGGATCGTGCAGTACCTGATCAAGCCGTTCGTCTTCAGCGTCTTCGCGGCGAAGCTCGCCAGCTACCGCTCCTACCGCGAGCGGATGCACGGGGCCGACGTCGCCAGCCAGCACGAGGTGGACGGCGCCTTCGCCGCGCTGCGGACCTCCAACGCTCCGGGACTGGCGAAGGGACTCTCCGCCGAGACGCTCGACGCGGTGACCGCGCTGCTGGGCCCGGTCGGCCTCTCCGCGGGCGAGCTCGCCGCCCGGCTCGACGTCTCGCGGGTCACCGCGCGGCGCTACCTCGAGCACCTCGCCGACTCGGGAGTCGCCGAGCGCGCCCCGCGCTACGGCTCGCCGGGACGGCCGGAGCTGGAGTACCGCCGGGTCTGA
- a CDS encoding pyridoxal phosphate-dependent aminotransferase gives MTPPRPLEQSSKLRNVLYEIRGKALVEASRLESEGHRILKLNTGNPAGFDFEAPHQIVRDMIAAMPSAHGYSDSRGILSARLAVTYRYEEVPGFPPVDPEWVFLGNGVSELITMTLQALLDDGDEVLIPAPDYPLWTAMTSLAGGTAVHYRCAEDDGWQPDLEDIRSKVTTRTKAIVVINPNNPTGAVYTREVLEGIVALAEEHSLLLLADEIYDRILYDDAQHIPLASLAPDQLCLTFNGLSKTYRVAGYRSGWLAITGPREHAAGFLEGITLLASTRLCPNVPGQYAVQAALSGVQSIEALIAPGGRLRRQRDAAWSGLQAIPGVSCELPRGALYAFPRLDPEVHEIRDDGRLVYDLLLAEHILLVPGTGFNWPTPDHLRIVTLPEERVIAEAIERLGNFLSSYTQ, from the coding sequence ATGACCCCGCCGCGCCCCCTCGAGCAGTCCTCCAAGCTCCGCAACGTCCTCTACGAGATCCGCGGCAAGGCGCTCGTGGAGGCGTCGCGGCTGGAGAGCGAGGGTCACCGCATCCTCAAGCTGAACACCGGCAACCCGGCCGGCTTCGACTTCGAGGCGCCGCACCAGATCGTCCGCGACATGATCGCCGCGATGCCCAGCGCGCACGGCTACAGCGACAGCCGGGGCATCCTCTCGGCCCGCCTCGCGGTGACCTACCGCTACGAGGAGGTCCCCGGCTTCCCACCGGTGGACCCCGAGTGGGTGTTCCTCGGCAACGGGGTGTCCGAGCTGATCACGATGACGCTCCAGGCGCTGCTCGACGACGGCGACGAGGTGCTGATCCCGGCGCCCGACTACCCGCTCTGGACGGCGATGACGAGTCTCGCCGGCGGCACCGCGGTGCACTACCGCTGCGCGGAGGACGACGGCTGGCAGCCCGACCTCGAGGACATCCGCTCGAAGGTCACGACGCGCACCAAGGCCATCGTCGTCATCAACCCGAACAACCCCACCGGCGCCGTCTACACCCGCGAGGTGCTCGAGGGGATCGTGGCGCTCGCCGAGGAGCACTCGCTGCTGCTGCTCGCCGACGAGATCTACGACCGGATCCTCTACGACGACGCCCAGCACATCCCGCTGGCGTCGCTCGCGCCGGACCAGCTCTGCCTCACCTTCAACGGGCTGTCCAAGACCTACCGCGTCGCCGGCTACCGCTCCGGCTGGCTCGCGATCACCGGGCCGCGCGAGCACGCGGCGGGGTTCCTCGAGGGGATCACCCTGCTCGCGTCGACCCGGCTCTGCCCGAACGTGCCGGGGCAGTACGCGGTGCAGGCGGCGCTCTCGGGCGTGCAGTCGATCGAGGCGCTGATCGCGCCGGGCGGGCGGCTGCGGCGCCAGCGCGACGCCGCGTGGAGCGGGCTGCAGGCGATCCCCGGCGTCTCCTGCGAGCTGCCGAGGGGCGCGCTCTACGCGTTCCCGCGGCTCGACCCCGAGGTGCACGAGATCCGCGACGACGGTCGGCTCGTCTACGACCTGCTGCTCGCGGAGCACATCCTGCTGGTGCCCGGCACCGGCTTCAACTGGCCGACGCCCGACCATCTGCGGATCGTGACGCTGCCGGAGGAGCGGGTCATCGCGGAGGCGATCGAGCGGCTGGGGAACTTCCTCTCGTCGTACACGCAGTAG
- a CDS encoding PLP-dependent aminotransferase family protein, with the protein MADVHFGVRALQNLLGDWREQRGTRPAYLALADRIRLLSIDGRIPTDSRLPAERELSARLGVSRTTVAAAYRELRESGYLVSVRGSGSATRLPGAAVHAVPTLAPDFVDFTKAALPAVPELAEAYARAARLAPEYFEDGSYDTVGLPLLRRAIAERYTRRGLRTEPGQIMVTIGAQHAIALVARTLLARGDRALIEAPTYPHAYEALRLAGARLVPVNVDGADGWDGEGLIAAIRGTSPTLAYLMPDFHNPTGRSMAVDLRERAIAAAARQGTLIIADETTAELDIDRRMSPLPFASYGPEGTVISIGSVGKTLWGGIRIGWIRAERSVIRKLVAARSAGDLGSPIVEQLLVADMLGRMDGVLELRREQLRAGRDHLEAALARAIPEWSVPRVSGGLSTWVGLGRPASSQLALAARTSGLLITAGPRFGIDGAFERFLRIPIGYSPETTDRAVEALAVAWSQIARHPAADTGYLADVV; encoded by the coding sequence ATGGCTGATGTCCACTTCGGCGTTCGCGCCCTGCAGAACCTCCTCGGCGACTGGCGCGAGCAGCGCGGCACCCGGCCCGCGTACCTCGCGCTCGCCGACCGGATCCGCCTGCTCAGCATCGACGGCCGCATCCCGACCGACAGCCGTCTGCCCGCCGAGCGCGAGCTGTCGGCGCGGCTCGGCGTCAGCCGCACGACCGTCGCGGCGGCCTACCGCGAGCTGCGCGAGAGCGGCTACCTGGTCAGCGTCCGCGGCTCCGGCAGCGCGACCCGCCTCCCGGGCGCCGCGGTGCACGCCGTGCCGACCCTCGCCCCCGACTTCGTCGACTTCACCAAGGCGGCGCTGCCCGCGGTGCCCGAGCTCGCCGAGGCCTACGCGCGCGCCGCCCGCCTCGCGCCGGAGTACTTCGAGGACGGCTCGTACGACACCGTCGGCCTGCCGCTGCTGCGCCGCGCGATCGCCGAGCGCTACACCCGGCGCGGCCTCCGCACGGAGCCCGGCCAGATCATGGTGACCATCGGCGCCCAGCACGCGATCGCGCTCGTCGCCCGCACCCTGCTCGCCCGCGGCGACCGCGCCCTGATCGAGGCGCCGACCTACCCGCACGCCTACGAAGCGCTGCGGCTCGCCGGCGCGCGGCTGGTGCCGGTCAACGTCGACGGCGCCGACGGCTGGGACGGCGAGGGCCTGATCGCGGCGATCCGCGGCACCAGTCCGACGCTCGCCTACCTGATGCCCGACTTCCACAACCCGACCGGCCGGTCGATGGCGGTGGACCTGCGCGAGCGGGCGATCGCCGCCGCGGCCCGCCAGGGCACGCTGATCATCGCCGACGAGACGACCGCCGAGCTCGACATCGACCGGCGGATGTCGCCGCTGCCGTTCGCCTCGTACGGACCCGAGGGCACCGTGATCTCGATCGGCTCGGTCGGCAAGACGCTCTGGGGCGGCATCCGGATCGGCTGGATCCGCGCGGAGCGGAGCGTCATCCGGAAGCTGGTCGCCGCGCGCTCGGCCGGCGACCTCGGCAGCCCGATCGTCGAGCAGCTCCTGGTCGCCGACATGCTCGGCCGGATGGACGGCGTGCTGGAGCTGCGCCGCGAGCAGCTGCGCGCCGGCCGCGATCACCTCGAGGCGGCGCTCGCCCGCGCGATCCCGGAGTGGAGCGTGCCGCGGGTCTCCGGCGGGCTCTCCACCTGGGTCGGCCTGGGCCGCCCGGCCAGCTCGCAGCTCGCCCTCGCCGCCCGCACCTCGGGCCTGCTGATCACCGCCGGTCCGCGCTTCGGGATCGACGGCGCCTTCGAGCGCTTCCTGCGCATCCCGATCGGCTACTCGCCGGAGACCACCGACCGAGCCGTGGAGGCGCTCGCCGTCGCCTGGAGCCAGATCGCGCGCCACCCGGCGGCCGACACCGGCTACCTCGCCGACGTCGTCTGA
- a CDS encoding cation:dicarboxylase symporter family transporter: protein MAKTPGTDRLDPPATPAKTRRRIDRNHWLYIAVIIAVVAGVIVGLVAPAFAATLEPVGKAFVGLIKMMIAPIIFCTIVIGIGSIAKAATVGKVGGLALGYFIVMSTFALAIGLVVGNILHPGEGLDISSATYDTSDLKAESTSDFILGIIPVSLFSSLVDGSILQTLFVALLVGFALQKMGAKGQPILGAIKQLQVLVFRILSMVLWVAPIGAFGAIAAVVGKTGWGAVVALATLMIGFYLTCAIFVVVILGLLLRLVTGVNIFSLMKYLAREYLLIVGTSSSEAALPRLIAKMEHLGVSKPVVGITVPTGYSFNLDGTAIYLTMASLFIASATGAPMSIPEQIGLLLFMMVASKGAAGVTGAGLATLAGGLQSFRPDLVNGVGVIVGIDRFMSEARAVTNFTGNAVATLLVGTWTKQIDMVQVREVLGGRAPFDEATLGADEHEAPASGTSITEGIASIQDSDEAERTRAELSAKR from the coding sequence ATGGCGAAGACGCCCGGCACCGATCGGCTCGACCCCCCGGCCACCCCCGCGAAGACCCGCCGGCGGATCGACCGCAACCACTGGCTCTACATCGCCGTGATCATCGCGGTCGTCGCCGGCGTGATCGTCGGCCTGGTCGCCCCCGCGTTCGCCGCGACGCTCGAGCCCGTGGGCAAGGCGTTCGTCGGACTGATCAAGATGATGATCGCGCCGATCATCTTCTGCACCATCGTGATCGGCATCGGCTCGATCGCCAAGGCCGCGACCGTCGGCAAGGTCGGCGGCCTCGCCCTCGGCTACTTCATCGTGATGTCGACCTTCGCGCTGGCCATCGGCCTGGTCGTCGGCAACATCCTGCACCCGGGCGAGGGCCTCGACATCTCGAGCGCCACCTACGACACCAGCGACCTCAAGGCGGAGTCGACCAGCGACTTCATCCTCGGCATCATCCCGGTCTCGCTGTTCTCCTCCCTCGTGGACGGCAGCATCCTGCAGACGCTCTTCGTCGCCCTCCTGGTCGGCTTCGCGCTGCAGAAGATGGGCGCCAAGGGCCAGCCGATCCTCGGCGCGATCAAGCAGCTGCAGGTCCTCGTCTTCCGCATCCTCTCGATGGTGCTCTGGGTCGCCCCGATCGGCGCGTTCGGCGCGATCGCCGCGGTCGTCGGCAAGACCGGCTGGGGCGCGGTCGTCGCCCTCGCCACCCTCATGATCGGCTTCTACCTCACCTGCGCGATCTTCGTGGTCGTCATCCTCGGCCTGCTGCTGCGCCTGGTCACCGGCGTCAACATCTTCTCGCTGATGAAGTACCTGGCCCGCGAGTACCTGCTCATCGTCGGCACTTCCTCCTCCGAGGCCGCTCTGCCCCGCCTGATCGCCAAGATGGAGCACCTCGGCGTCTCCAAGCCCGTCGTCGGCATCACCGTCCCGACCGGCTACTCGTTCAACCTCGACGGCACCGCGATCTACCTCACGATGGCGTCGCTCTTCATCGCCTCGGCGACCGGCGCCCCGATGTCGATCCCGGAGCAGATCGGGCTGCTGCTCTTCATGATGGTCGCCTCCAAGGGCGCCGCGGGCGTCACCGGCGCCGGCCTCGCCACCCTGGCCGGCGGTCTGCAGTCCTTCCGTCCCGACCTGGTCAACGGCGTCGGCGTCATCGTCGGCATCGACCGCTTCATGTCGGAGGCCCGCGCGGTCACCAACTTCACCGGCAACGCGGTCGCCACTCTGCTCGTCGGCACCTGGACCAAGCAGATCGACATGGTCCAGGTCCGCGAGGTGCTCGGCGGCCGCGCCCCCTTCGACGAGGCCACGCTCGGCGCGGACGAGCACGAGGCCCCGGCCTCCGGCACCTCGATCACCGAGGGCATCGCCTCGATCCAGGACTCGGACGAGGCCGAGCGCACCCGCGCCGAGCTGAGCGCGAAGCGCTAG